One window of Tepidanaerobacter acetatoxydans Re1 genomic DNA carries:
- a CDS encoding AraC family transcriptional regulator, whose product MDWLKNLSNAIDYIEDNLDGEISYDECANIACCSTFYFQRMFSYIAGISLSEYIRRRRMTQAGFELQRTNEKIIDIALKYGYGSPTSFTRAFKGVHNITPSSAKKKGAVLNAYPRIKFSINIMGDEPMPYYIEEKKGIRLVGIRTPLIENMDSNQKKVPLFWKETLKSGIFEEICSLNNKEPKGILGVSVYKNPKDIHYYIGVPTDKPTPTGMYECFIPESNWVIFENEGNFKKDIQKVFRRFYTEWLPFSGYEYGWLPDVEVYPILKNSSITGHSEVWISINKKEN is encoded by the coding sequence ATGGACTGGTTAAAAAATCTAAGTAATGCAATAGATTATATAGAAGATAATCTTGATGGTGAAATATCTTATGACGAATGTGCTAATATTGCCTGTTGTTCTACCTTTTATTTTCAACGTATGTTTTCATATATTGCTGGTATTAGCTTATCTGAATATATAAGACGCCGTAGAATGACACAAGCTGGGTTTGAATTACAAAGAACAAATGAAAAGATTATAGATATAGCTTTAAAATATGGATATGGTTCTCCAACCTCTTTCACCAGAGCTTTTAAAGGAGTTCACAATATAACTCCAAGTTCTGCTAAAAAGAAAGGAGCTGTATTAAATGCATATCCAAGAATTAAGTTTTCTATAAATATTATGGGAGACGAACCTATGCCCTATTATATAGAGGAAAAGAAAGGAATTCGCCTTGTAGGTATTCGTACTCCGCTAATAGAAAATATGGACTCTAATCAGAAAAAGGTTCCTTTATTTTGGAAAGAAACTTTAAAGAGCGGTATTTTTGAAGAGATTTGTTCTTTAAATAATAAGGAGCCAAAGGGCATATTGGGAGTTAGTGTATACAAAAACCCAAAAGATATACATTACTACATTGGAGTTCCAACCGATAAACCTACTCCTACAGGAATGTATGAATGTTTTATTCCAGAGTCTAATTGGGTCATCTTTGAAAATGAGGGTAATTTTAAAAAAGATATTCAAAAAGTATTTAGAAGATTTTATACTGAATGGCTTCCCTTTTCTGGATATGAATATGGTTGGCTTCCTGATGTTGAAGTATACCCTATATTAAAAAATTCGTCTATAACTGGTCACTCTGAAGTGTGGATATCAATAAATAAAAAGGAGAATTGA
- a CDS encoding transposase, which produces MTSISDLQNNDQMLDSRIDYFFKKLNISKMLLKSNFYKESGVCCVTILKALFSLVFNGKNLYRTLVLQSEDLPFRKNTAYRFLNDGRFNWEKLLQLIMTRLILFIDGLTGENWQSVLIFDDSLFSRNRSKKVEFLAKVFDHTSHKFCKGFQMLTMGWSRKTPLCLFPSAC; this is translated from the coding sequence ATGACCAGTATATCAGATTTACAAAATAATGACCAGATGCTTGATTCTAGAATTGATTATTTCTTTAAGAAGCTTAACATTTCAAAAATGTTGCTTAAATCTAATTTCTACAAGGAATCAGGGGTTTGCTGCGTTACAATATTAAAAGCATTATTTTCTCTGGTTTTTAACGGCAAAAATCTTTATCGAACCCTAGTCCTACAAAGTGAAGATTTGCCTTTTAGGAAAAATACCGCTTATCGCTTCCTTAATGATGGGCGCTTTAACTGGGAAAAGCTACTTCAATTGATAATGACACGTCTGATTTTATTCATTGACGGTCTAACCGGGGAAAACTGGCAGTCAGTACTGATTTTTGACGACTCGCTTTTTAGCCGTAACCGCAGTAAAAAAGTAGAATTTTTAGCCAAGGTGTTTGATCATACTAGCCATAAATTTTGCAAAGGTTTCCAAATGCTAACTATGGGATGGTCTCGCAAAACACCTTTATGCCTATTTCCTTCTGCTTGTTAA
- a CDS encoding GyrI-like domain-containing protein: MNYKVEIKEIEPIRVAYMKYSGVVTEANKVFPNVFKSIRGKTNGAPFFNYLNIDHRTKIGEMELCVPTEEEPNSNGIEIKLTPRIKALCVTHIGPYESLLDGYKAIKEYANSNEIIIVPPFREVFIKGPGMILRGNPNKYITEIQFPILED; the protein is encoded by the coding sequence ATGAATTATAAAGTTGAAATCAAAGAAATTGAACCTATAAGAGTAGCCTATATGAAATATAGCGGAGTTGTAACTGAAGCTAACAAGGTATTCCCAAATGTCTTTAAATCTATAAGAGGAAAAACTAATGGTGCACCATTTTTCAATTATCTAAATATAGACCATAGGACTAAAATAGGTGAAATGGAGTTATGTGTACCAACAGAAGAAGAACCAAATTCTAATGGAATAGAGATAAAATTAACACCTAGAATAAAAGCTTTATGTGTAACCCATATTGGACCTTATGAAAGTCTTTTAGATGGCTATAAAGCTATAAAAGAATATGCTAATTCTAATGAAATAATAATAGTTCCACCTTTCCGTGAAGTTTTTATAAAAGGACCTGGAATGATTTTAAGGGGAAATCCTAATAAATATATAACTGAAATTCAATTTCCTATATTGGAGGATTAG
- a CDS encoding ABC transporter ATP-binding protein, which yields MNAIEVKDLNKSYKNGVKALNNFNLKVKEGEIFSLLGENGAGKSTLIKILTTYLEADSGSIKIFDENINKNPIAIRSNIACVAQQISIDTHLSLEENMIFQSRLYKVPKDIAINRMDKLIDSFGLKEYRSYPVSSYSGGVKRRLDIALNMMSNPKILFLDEPTVGMDIKSRMAMWDMIKTIRSDFNTTIFLTTHYLEEADILSDSICIMKDGKEIITGTPLELRSFLGKDTLKISFSKGDKAKKYIEELKKIYPKTQVFLKENKVLIDTDDGKFDLNRTTRFLIDNDILFNGIEIGKPSLEDVFLKLTDKDLEVNNNGYYDYTL from the coding sequence ATGAATGCTATTGAGGTAAAAGATTTAAATAAATCATATAAAAATGGTGTAAAGGCTTTGAATAATTTTAACTTAAAAGTGAAAGAAGGAGAGATTTTTTCACTTCTTGGAGAAAATGGAGCTGGTAAATCTACTTTAATAAAAATACTTACAACATATTTAGAAGCTGATTCTGGTAGTATTAAAATATTTGATGAAAATATCAATAAAAATCCAATAGCTATAAGATCTAATATAGCCTGTGTAGCACAACAAATTTCTATTGATACTCATCTATCCCTAGAAGAAAATATGATATTTCAAAGCCGATTATATAAAGTTCCAAAAGATATAGCCATTAATAGAATGGATAAACTTATAGATAGTTTTGGACTTAAAGAATATAGAAGTTATCCTGTATCCTCTTATTCTGGTGGTGTAAAAAGAAGGCTTGATATAGCTCTCAATATGATGTCTAATCCTAAGATTTTATTTTTAGATGAGCCAACTGTAGGGATGGACATTAAATCTCGTATGGCTATGTGGGATATGATAAAAACTATTCGTAGTGATTTTAATACTACTATTTTTCTTACAACCCATTATCTTGAAGAGGCTGATATTTTAAGTGATAGTATCTGTATTATGAAAGATGGTAAAGAAATTATTACAGGTACCCCTTTGGAACTACGTAGCTTTCTAGGCAAGGATACTTTAAAGATAAGTTTTTCTAAAGGTGATAAAGCTAAAAAATATATAGAAGAATTAAAAAAAATATATCCTAAAACTCAGGTATTTTTAAAAGAGAATAAAGTTCTAATAGATACAGATGATGGTAAATTTGATTTAAATAGAACTACAAGATTTTTAATAGATAATGATATACTTTTTAATGGAATTGAAATAGGAAAACCTTCATTAGAAGATGTATTTTTAAAATTAACTGATAAAGATTTAGAGGTGAATAACAATGGATACTATGACTATACTTTATAG
- a CDS encoding Abi family protein, protein MEKQFSIYSERVEILRKRNMSIDNSSEEKILLNKYNYYNLINGYKDPFLYKGTSPNERYITGTRLSELEALLKFDTSLRLLFLREILKIEEIIKNQIVQSFYHYHLYKEPGNTEIERVNLHRDSEYLRRKYYDLTDLYTVYTNNSYGVVSTTVSFNHPRRNCTRWDRQSTYDNYIATVYRTLGQQRKNKNDSIKSYLEQHGYMPMWILMNVLTFGNVSHLFTLQKRDVQMDIINSLNLNSTPLISDDLSIVNTSRILQILSIYRNICAHNERFYITKIKVPIDDIYMNFGNKLPNTVGPTLGRRLNDSQRKKRLNARQGVYALIFIISLFMNKKELNDFVIEIRNEFKKLEYKLSTIPIDEIERFMGLNFDWFSLIKN, encoded by the coding sequence ATGGAAAAACAATTCTCTATATATAGTGAAAGGGTTGAAATTCTTAGAAAACGGAATATGAGTATTGATAATAGTAGTGAAGAGAAAATCCTTTTAAATAAATATAATTATTATAATTTGATTAATGGCTACAAAGATCCCTTTCTATATAAGGGGACAAGCCCAAATGAACGGTATATAACTGGGACACGCCTAAGTGAATTGGAGGCCTTGTTGAAATTTGATACTAGTTTAAGGCTTCTATTTTTAAGAGAAATTTTAAAGATAGAAGAAATTATAAAAAATCAAATAGTTCAGTCGTTTTATCATTATCATTTATATAAAGAACCTGGAAATACTGAAATAGAGCGTGTAAATCTGCATAGGGACAGTGAATATTTAAGAAGGAAATATTATGATCTTACTGATTTATATACTGTTTATACTAACAATAGTTATGGAGTTGTTAGTACTACTGTATCATTTAATCATCCTAGAAGAAATTGTACAAGGTGGGATAGGCAATCTACATATGATAATTATATAGCCACAGTATATAGAACCTTAGGTCAGCAAAGGAAAAATAAAAATGATTCAATTAAATCTTATTTGGAACAACATGGTTATATGCCAATGTGGATTTTAATGAATGTATTAACCTTTGGAAATGTAAGCCATTTATTCACTCTTCAAAAAAGAGATGTGCAAATGGATATAATTAATTCACTAAACTTAAATTCTACTCCATTAATTTCAGATGATTTATCAATTGTCAATACCTCAAGAATTTTACAGATTTTAAGTATATATAGAAATATTTGTGCCCATAATGAAAGATTTTATATTACAAAAATTAAAGTACCTATTGATGATATTTATATGAATTTTGGAAACAAACTTCCTAATACTGTAGGTCCTACTTTAGGTAGAAGACTAAATGACTCTCAAAGGAAAAAAAGGCTAAATGCAAGGCAAGGGGTCTATGCATTAATTTTTATAATTTCATTATTTATGAATAAAAAGGAATTAAATGATTTTGTTATTGAAATTAGAAATGAATTTAAAAAACTTGAGTATAAATTAAGCACTATTCCTATAGATGAAATTGAAAGATTTATGGGCTTAAATTTTGATTGGTTCAGCTTGATTAAGAACTAA
- a CDS encoding ABC transporter permease, producing MDTMTILYRNIKLRFNNLFTIFITILQPILWLVLYSTVAGETMKNTGIENYTAFILPGLIVLVIFATCSSSGMMNYIMKNNGSFYRILIAPVKRYSIVLGQILEGVLCSFFEVAVMILISLLFSVTIPLNVPSIISIILLIFMTAFFMASISYSISLTLPNEMIYETVMNAIVLPLFFLSSALFPTEEIRGLLSILVKLNPFTHVINALRFIILNGNISIKDIIFVLILLLVLSSISFLSAIKSLKSQTKL from the coding sequence ATGGATACTATGACTATACTTTATAGAAATATAAAATTAAGATTTAATAATCTATTTACAATATTTATTACTATTTTACAACCTATTTTGTGGCTGGTTCTCTATAGCACTGTTGCAGGTGAAACCATGAAGAATACTGGTATTGAAAACTATACAGCCTTTATCCTTCCTGGATTAATTGTATTAGTAATCTTTGCTACATGCAGTAGTAGTGGCATGATGAATTATATTATGAAAAACAATGGAAGTTTCTACCGAATATTAATAGCACCCGTTAAAAGATATTCTATAGTATTAGGTCAGATTTTAGAAGGGGTATTATGTTCCTTTTTTGAAGTGGCAGTAATGATCTTAATCAGTCTATTATTCTCTGTTACGATACCTTTAAATGTACCTAGTATAATTTCTATAATACTATTAATCTTTATGACAGCCTTTTTTATGGCATCTATTTCATATAGTATTAGTCTAACTCTTCCAAATGAAATGATCTATGAAACCGTAATGAATGCCATAGTACTTCCATTATTTTTTCTTAGTAGTGCCTTATTTCCCACAGAAGAAATTAGAGGATTACTATCTATTCTTGTTAAACTAAATCCTTTTACCCATGTAATTAATGCACTGCGTTTTATTATCTTAAATGGAAATATTAGTATTAAAGATATTATATTTGTATTGATACTTTTATTAGTTTTAAGCTCTATTAGCTTTCTATCGGCTATAAAAAGTTTAAAAAGCCAAACTAAATTATAA
- a CDS encoding DEAD/DEAH box helicase has translation MDGLKRTETKIKRNIFSGVKKQGKYMSTSEVIKSWDNGTTEVIAEDINGIGLRPAQFGALSAIRAHWTVSNKDATVVMPTGTGKTETMMAAVVTESIERTLVAVPSALLRTQVYDKFKTLGILYDIGYLKDRVVPPNVLKLNNNIKNFDEFRRYIEKSNIIVTTMALLCKMQEDYKTYLSDMIDLLIVDESHHISAKTWMETKSWFLNNKIIQFTATPFRDDGKKIDGDIIYNFPLHLAQKQGYFKKIEFEPVEEFDELKSDREIAKRAVYLLQKDLRDGYEHLLLVRAKTIARAEELFDNIYNKYYSEFKPILITNRQSAKEKKERMEQLKSLESKILVCVDMFGEGIDIPNLKIAAIHDKYKSIPITLQFIGRFARTAEKLGDAKIVANIADDDIVDAIEELYEKDTDWNQLLPLKSNEYIDKELSLQKLIRGFSSEDLDDVSLSQLKPKVSMIAYRTNDKKWYCDRWTNIFDESKCRYFINQDEKILIIIEPREVNIGWTSQQDIFNIEWHLYIVYWNNDKNIVFLNSTDKSKGYRLIKEIFDNEPITIKSENVFRSFSGINRLMLGTVGLNSGIDGPVRYKMFAGIDVGEGISESQKANCYKSNLFGNGYNGNGKVSIGASHKGTVWSRWVESIDYWKNWCDQTIDKINDDTINVGKLLEGVLTPKLISKLPESHPYRIDWPLDFDVNMDRRIIIDTGLYEVPMYELDIRLKSVNHKNNDIIFMVKGEQFIEEFRLSILKDNYFITSVSNMMAEIKIGNSKKQYLYEFFKEEPPTIWFADGSSLQGNILVSIPKNQIIEFPEKNIISYDWNLLGVDIRSESQLDKTTNLKKKNSIQYKVIEKLIEANKYTIIFDDDGSGEIADIVAISEEDNTITMNLFHCKFFHGDKPGSRINDLYEVCGQAEKSVSWKQKPIDLIDRMKYREVSRNKENKPSRFEIGDLHELSIIRKKLMRQKSNMNIYIVQPGVDSAKITTDMNSLLATSHSYCMDTFGIELKLICS, from the coding sequence GTGGATGGTTTGAAGAGAACTGAAACAAAGATAAAAAGGAATATATTTTCAGGGGTAAAAAAGCAAGGTAAATATATGTCAACTTCAGAAGTAATTAAAAGTTGGGATAATGGTACTACAGAGGTAATTGCTGAAGATATTAATGGGATAGGGTTAAGACCAGCCCAGTTTGGGGCACTATCTGCAATTAGAGCACATTGGACAGTAAGTAATAAGGATGCTACAGTTGTAATGCCAACTGGAACAGGAAAAACAGAAACGATGATGGCTGCCGTAGTAACGGAAAGTATTGAAAGGACCTTGGTTGCAGTTCCTTCTGCCTTATTACGTACCCAGGTATACGATAAATTTAAAACACTTGGGATTTTATATGATATTGGATATTTAAAAGATAGGGTAGTTCCACCTAATGTACTAAAATTAAATAACAATATTAAGAACTTTGATGAATTTAGAAGGTATATTGAAAAATCAAACATTATAGTTACAACAATGGCACTATTATGTAAGATGCAGGAAGATTATAAAACATATTTATCAGACATGATTGACCTACTTATAGTAGATGAAAGCCATCATATTAGTGCAAAAACATGGATGGAAACAAAATCTTGGTTTTTAAATAATAAAATAATTCAATTTACTGCAACTCCCTTTAGAGATGATGGTAAAAAAATTGATGGGGATATAATATATAATTTTCCCCTTCATTTGGCACAAAAACAAGGTTATTTTAAAAAAATAGAGTTTGAGCCAGTAGAAGAATTTGATGAGCTTAAAAGTGATAGAGAAATTGCTAAAAGGGCAGTATATTTACTTCAAAAAGATCTAAGGGATGGATATGAACATTTACTCTTGGTAAGGGCCAAAACTATAGCTAGGGCTGAAGAATTATTTGATAATATCTATAACAAATATTATTCAGAATTTAAGCCTATATTAATAACCAATAGGCAAAGTGCTAAAGAGAAAAAAGAAAGAATGGAACAATTAAAATCTTTGGAATCTAAAATTTTGGTTTGTGTAGATATGTTTGGCGAGGGTATTGATATACCAAACTTAAAAATTGCGGCAATTCATGATAAATACAAGTCTATACCTATTACGCTACAATTTATAGGAAGGTTTGCAAGGACTGCTGAAAAACTGGGAGATGCGAAAATTGTAGCCAATATTGCTGACGATGATATTGTTGATGCAATTGAAGAATTATATGAAAAAGATACTGATTGGAATCAATTATTACCTTTAAAATCTAACGAATATATTGATAAAGAATTATCATTACAAAAGTTAATTAGGGGGTTTAGTTCAGAAGACTTAGATGATGTAAGCTTATCCCAGTTAAAACCTAAAGTTAGTATGATTGCCTATCGCACAAATGATAAAAAATGGTACTGTGATAGATGGACTAACATTTTTGACGAAAGTAAATGTAGATACTTTATAAATCAAGATGAAAAAATATTGATTATAATTGAACCTAGAGAGGTTAATATTGGGTGGACCAGTCAGCAAGATATTTTTAATATTGAATGGCATTTATATATAGTATACTGGAACAATGATAAGAATATTGTATTTTTAAACTCAACAGATAAGTCAAAAGGATATAGATTAATTAAAGAAATTTTTGATAATGAACCCATAACCATTAAATCTGAGAATGTATTTAGGAGTTTTTCGGGAATAAATAGACTAATGTTAGGAACTGTAGGTTTGAATTCTGGAATTGATGGACCAGTACGTTATAAGATGTTTGCAGGAATTGATGTGGGAGAAGGAATATCAGAGTCCCAAAAAGCAAATTGTTATAAATCTAATTTATTTGGAAATGGATATAATGGAAATGGGAAAGTTAGTATCGGTGCTTCTCACAAGGGAACCGTATGGTCGAGATGGGTTGAGAGTATTGATTACTGGAAAAATTGGTGTGATCAAACCATTGATAAAATCAATGATGATACAATTAATGTTGGCAAATTACTAGAGGGAGTATTAACACCAAAGCTTATTAGTAAGTTACCAGAATCACATCCTTACAGAATTGATTGGCCATTAGACTTTGATGTAAATATGGATAGAAGGATTATAATAGACACAGGTTTGTATGAAGTACCAATGTATGAATTAGATATTAGATTAAAGAGTGTTAACCATAAAAATAATGATATTATTTTTATGGTTAAAGGTGAGCAATTTATAGAAGAATTTCGTTTATCAATATTAAAAGATAATTATTTTATTACAAGTGTATCTAATATGATGGCTGAAATAAAGATAGGAAATTCAAAAAAACAATATCTTTATGAATTTTTTAAAGAAGAGCCACCAACGATTTGGTTTGCAGATGGTTCTTCTTTACAAGGAAATATTTTAGTGAGTATTCCCAAAAACCAAATAATAGAATTTCCTGAAAAAAATATTATTAGTTATGACTGGAATTTGCTAGGAGTAGATATAAGGTCAGAATCTCAACTTGATAAAACAACAAATCTTAAGAAGAAAAATTCAATTCAATATAAAGTTATAGAAAAACTAATTGAAGCAAATAAATATACTATCATATTTGATGATGATGGGAGTGGAGAAATAGCAGATATAGTTGCAATTAGTGAAGAAGATAATACTATTACAATGAATTTATTTCACTGTAAGTTTTTCCATGGAGATAAACCAGGGAGTAGGATAAATGATTTATATGAAGTGTGTGGCCAAGCTGAAAAATCTGTTAGTTGGAAACAAAAACCAATCGATTTGATTGACAGAATGAAGTATAGGGAAGTCTCAAGAAATAAGGAAAATAAACCTTCTCGTTTTGAAATTGGAGATCTACATGAATTATCAATAATTAGAAAAAAGTTAATGAGACAAAAATCAAATATGAATATTTATATTGTTCAGCCTGGGGTAGATAGCGCTAAAATAACTACTGATATGAATAGTTTATTAGCTACATCTCATTCATACTGTATGGATACATTTGGCATAGAACTGAAGCTAATATGTTCATAA